A region from the Natronocella acetinitrilica genome encodes:
- a CDS encoding lipid A deacylase LpxR family protein, protein MRRWLMLLCCALSPTLLQAAPGSLVLEYENDIFAGEDSWYTNGFRASWITEAPAWVHALLHGLGGEAGLVDPDATLSHGYSIGQSLYTPQDISLQDPPLTDRPYAGWLSLSTGIGETRNRSLRRLLLTVGVVGPASQGERVQREVHRLINARKPQGWDTQLPNEPTLMLSYERVYRLWTAESAGGWGVDLAAHAGIAIGTPFTLAGTGATLRMGRHMPNDYSPPRIQPAFPGSLLYGPAKRWGWYVFAGVDGQAKRYDLFLDGTLFRGSRSVEREPLVGEFLVGIAFANQRIRISQTYTSRSREFVGQTSSEDYGAISLTVRW, encoded by the coding sequence ATGCGACGCTGGCTCATGCTGCTGTGCTGCGCCCTGTCGCCCACGCTCTTGCAGGCGGCGCCCGGATCCCTGGTGCTGGAGTATGAGAACGACATATTCGCCGGCGAGGATTCGTGGTACACCAACGGCTTTCGCGCCTCCTGGATTACCGAGGCACCCGCATGGGTACATGCCTTGCTACACGGTCTGGGCGGTGAAGCGGGCCTGGTAGACCCCGACGCCACGCTGTCCCACGGCTACTCCATCGGCCAGAGTCTATACACCCCACAGGATATCAGCCTTCAGGATCCACCCCTTACGGACCGGCCGTACGCGGGTTGGCTGTCTCTCAGCACAGGTATCGGAGAGACGAGGAACCGCAGCTTGAGGCGCCTGCTGCTCACAGTCGGGGTAGTGGGTCCCGCCTCCCAGGGGGAGCGGGTACAACGCGAAGTCCACCGTCTTATAAACGCCCGCAAGCCCCAGGGCTGGGACACACAGCTGCCCAATGAACCCACGCTGATGCTGAGCTACGAGCGAGTTTACCGATTATGGACGGCGGAGAGCGCAGGCGGGTGGGGTGTCGACCTCGCCGCCCACGCAGGAATCGCCATCGGTACGCCGTTCACGCTTGCCGGCACCGGCGCCACCCTGCGCATGGGTCGTCATATGCCAAATGACTATTCGCCACCACGGATCCAGCCTGCGTTCCCGGGCTCTCTCCTCTACGGCCCGGCAAAGCGTTGGGGCTGGTATGTTTTTGCCGGAGTGGATGGCCAGGCCAAGCGGTACGATTTGTTTCTCGACGGCACGCTTTTTCGGGGCAGCCGCAGTGTGGAACGGGAACCGCTGGTCGGAGAATTTCTGGTCGGCATTGCCTTTGCCAATCAGCGCATACGCATCAGCCAGACCTACACCTCGCGCAGTCGCGAATTCGTGGGCCAGACGAGCTCCGAGGACTATGGCGCCATCAGTCTGACGGTACGCTGGTAG
- a CDS encoding GNAT family N-acetyltransferase, translating into MSEFSTGPLRQDERESWGALFDGYAAFYKLTMTREIADRVWGWLHDPHHPLECLGVRTRDGSLIGIAHVRACPRPLGGCDVGFLDDMFVAPELRGSGAADALFDGLEALARERDWPAIRWITQHYNARGRAFYDRYTGGPSDFIMYQRQLA; encoded by the coding sequence ATGTCAGAGTTCAGCACCGGACCGCTACGGCAGGACGAAAGGGAGTCCTGGGGTGCCCTGTTCGATGGCTATGCAGCCTTCTACAAGTTGACCATGACCCGGGAGATTGCCGACAGGGTCTGGGGCTGGCTGCATGATCCCCACCATCCACTGGAATGCCTGGGTGTGCGCACCCGAGACGGCAGCCTGATTGGCATCGCCCATGTGCGCGCCTGCCCGCGCCCCCTGGGTGGTTGTGACGTGGGCTTTCTGGACGACATGTTTGTGGCGCCGGAACTGCGTGGATCCGGTGCCGCGGACGCGCTGTTCGATGGGCTGGAAGCCCTGGCCCGGGAGCGCGACTGGCCAGCCATCCGCTGGATAACCCAGCATTACAATGCGCGTGGCAGGGCCTTTTACGACCGCTACACCGGCGGGCCGTCGGATTTCATCATGTACCAGCGCCAGCTTGCCTGA
- a CDS encoding YajQ family cyclic di-GMP-binding protein codes for MPSFDVVSEIDMHEVNNAVDQASREVSTRFDFKGKKAEYAVDEQGVITMTSESEFQLQQMLDILYAKLVKRGVDIACVELGKVAMVGRDAHQTVTLRHGIDSDLARRIVKLIKEAKLKKVQAAIQGDQVRVTGKKRDDLQAAIALLRESEIDLPLQYKNFRD; via the coding sequence ATGCCGTCCTTCGACGTGGTATCAGAAATCGACATGCACGAGGTGAATAACGCTGTAGACCAGGCGAGTCGGGAGGTTTCAACGCGTTTCGACTTCAAGGGCAAGAAGGCGGAATACGCCGTTGACGAGCAGGGCGTGATCACCATGACCAGCGAGTCGGAGTTTCAACTCCAGCAGATGCTCGACATCCTCTACGCCAAGCTCGTCAAGCGTGGGGTGGATATCGCCTGCGTGGAACTGGGCAAGGTGGCCATGGTGGGTAGGGATGCCCACCAGACCGTCACCCTGCGCCACGGGATAGACAGTGATCTGGCCCGCAGGATCGTCAAGCTCATCAAGGAGGCCAAACTGAAGAAGGTGCAGGCGGCAATCCAGGGCGATCAGGTACGTGTGACCGGCAAGAAGCGCGACGATCTGCAGGCTGCCATCGCGTTGCTGCGGGAGAGTGAGATCGATCTCCCTCTGCAATACAAGAATTTCCGCGACTGA
- the rarD gene encoding EamA family transporter RarD has product MSDSNDAGVRLSGLAFALSAYVVWGLFPLYFKMLDHVAPLEVLAYRIVWTVPLVALVLFLRTQWAPVRDALRDPAQLMLLGTSAVLIAVNWGVYIWAVTNDRVLEASLGYFMTPLVSVALGIVLFSERLRPLQWLAIGLAAAGVLQLLVREGVLPWVGLAVAFSFGLYGGLRKRAAVESAAGLFIETLLLMPLALLWITWLVATQSGSFMVVDLQTDMLLIGAGVATAVPLIFYVAAARRLRLSTLGVLFYLTPTIQFGLGTWLYGEPLTAARLATFVLIWIGLAIHFGEGRFHERRVRRAAGLEASP; this is encoded by the coding sequence GTGAGTGATTCGAACGATGCCGGCGTACGCCTGTCGGGGCTCGCTTTTGCGCTCTCGGCGTATGTCGTGTGGGGGCTGTTTCCGCTTTATTTCAAGATGCTGGATCACGTCGCGCCGCTGGAGGTCCTGGCATACCGCATTGTCTGGACGGTACCGCTGGTCGCCCTGGTGCTGTTCCTGCGGACCCAGTGGGCGCCGGTACGTGATGCCTTGCGGGACCCCGCACAGCTCATGCTGCTTGGCACCAGTGCGGTATTGATTGCCGTCAATTGGGGCGTCTACATCTGGGCCGTGACCAATGACCGCGTGCTGGAAGCAAGCCTGGGCTACTTCATGACCCCGCTGGTTTCCGTCGCCCTCGGCATCGTGCTGTTTTCCGAGCGGCTGCGCCCGTTGCAATGGCTGGCCATCGGCCTGGCGGCTGCCGGCGTGCTGCAACTCCTGGTGCGCGAGGGTGTGCTGCCCTGGGTGGGGTTGGCGGTGGCTTTCAGCTTTGGCCTCTACGGTGGCCTGCGAAAGCGTGCCGCAGTGGAATCGGCCGCAGGCTTGTTCATTGAAACCCTGCTGCTCATGCCCCTGGCTCTGCTCTGGATCACCTGGCTGGTGGCAACCCAGAGCGGCTCGTTCATGGTTGTCGATCTGCAGACCGACATGCTGCTTATCGGTGCTGGCGTTGCCACGGCTGTGCCGCTGATCTTCTACGTGGCGGCGGCCAGGCGTTTGCGACTTTCCACTCTCGGCGTCCTGTTCTACCTGACGCCCACCATACAATTCGGGCTGGGCACCTGGCTTTATGGCGAGCCCCTGACCGCAGCAAGGCTCGCCACATTCGTACTCATCTGGATCGGCCTTGCCATCCACTTTGGGGAGGGGCGGTTTCACGAGCGCCGCGTGCGCCGCGCCGCTGGTCTGGAGGCGTCTCCCTAG
- the pbpG gene encoding D-alanyl-D-alanine endopeptidase has protein sequence MTKRILLLLLTLLLMAATTAPATGNPGNPQPGAPALASVSAVAMDIESGEIVVDKRGDWQRPIASLTKLMTALVIVEAEQDLGERLRIVPRDYETDKNAYSRIRIDSELDRGALMRIMLMSSENLAAHVLSVNYPGGRDGFIKAMNDKARTLGMQDTRFVDASGLSPDNVSTARDLALLAKAAHQHPILRAHSTSGSYSAQFTRPRYALGYGNTNPLIANANWNVTLSKTGYLVEAGRCLVMVADVDGRETAFIMLDSFGTRTPLGDAARIRRWLTTGESGNVAAAARNYEQSRVEAATIQSRH, from the coding sequence ATGACCAAACGCATTTTGCTGCTACTGCTAACGTTACTGTTGATGGCTGCCACAACGGCACCGGCAACCGGAAACCCCGGTAACCCGCAACCCGGGGCCCCTGCACTGGCCTCGGTCAGCGCGGTGGCCATGGATATCGAGAGCGGGGAAATAGTGGTGGATAAACGGGGAGACTGGCAGCGGCCCATTGCTTCCCTGACCAAGCTCATGACCGCCCTGGTGATCGTGGAGGCCGAGCAGGACCTGGGCGAACGTCTGCGGATCGTTCCTCGGGATTACGAAACCGACAAGAACGCCTACTCCCGCATTCGCATTGATTCCGAGTTGGATCGCGGTGCGCTGATGCGCATCATGCTGATGTCATCTGAAAACCTGGCTGCTCACGTGCTGTCGGTGAATTATCCCGGCGGGCGGGACGGCTTCATCAAGGCCATGAACGACAAGGCCCGAACCCTGGGCATGCAGGACACCCGCTTCGTCGATGCCAGCGGCCTGTCACCGGACAATGTCTCCACCGCCCGCGATCTTGCCCTGCTGGCTAAGGCAGCCCACCAGCACCCGATCCTCCGCGCCCACAGCACATCAGGCAGCTACTCGGCGCAGTTCACCCGGCCGCGCTACGCTCTGGGCTACGGCAACACCAACCCACTCATCGCCAACGCGAACTGGAACGTGACCCTGAGCAAGACGGGTTACCTGGTTGAGGCCGGCCGCTGCCTTGTGATGGTGGCCGACGTGGATGGCCGCGAGACAGCCTTCATCATGCTTGACTCATTCGGCACGCGCACGCCGCTCGGCGATGCAGCGCGGATTCGGCGCTGGCTGACAACCGGGGAAAGCGGCAACGTCGCCGCCGCCGCCCGGAATTACGAGCAAAGCCGTGTCGAGGCGGCCACCATACAGAGCCGCCATTGA
- a CDS encoding PLDc N-terminal domain-containing protein — translation MGLEVSGIFGIIWLIIVIWAIIKTAQSSAGPVAKVLWILILLFLPVIGLIAWLLLGPK, via the coding sequence ATGGGCCTGGAAGTCAGCGGCATTTTCGGCATCATCTGGCTGATCATCGTGATCTGGGCCATCATAAAGACCGCTCAAAGCTCGGCAGGACCAGTAGCCAAGGTTCTCTGGATTCTGATCCTGCTGTTCCTGCCGGTTATCGGCCTGATCGCCTGGTTACTGCTCGGCCCCAAGTAG
- a CDS encoding DUF1328 domain-containing protein, giving the protein MLSWALMFLIVAVIAGVLGFGGIAGVAAEIAKIIFFIFIVLLLISLVAGALRGRPPL; this is encoded by the coding sequence ATGTTGTCCTGGGCTCTGATGTTCCTGATCGTTGCGGTGATCGCAGGTGTGCTGGGCTTCGGCGGTATTGCCGGCGTCGCGGCGGAAATCGCCAAGATCATCTTCTTCATCTTCATCGTGCTGTTACTCATTTCACTGGTGGCAGGTGCCCTGCGCGGACGACCACCTCTTTGA
- a CDS encoding cobalamin-binding protein, which produces MSIYPQRIVCLTEETTETLYLLGQEQRIVGISGFTVRPPRARREKPRVSAFTSAKIDRILELEPDLVLGFSDLQADIAATLVRHGVEVHLFNQRSVAGILRMIRMLGGMIGCQKAAEDLAQKLSDQVETVRAAAARLPQHPRVYFEEWDEPMITGIRWVSELIEIAGGEDCFTELRDKSLARDRILADGSAVIQRNPDIIIGSWCGKKFRPEKVAARPGFARIAAVRGGALHEVKSPIILQPGPAALTEGLDALHDIISAWAHNTSRADAMPK; this is translated from the coding sequence ATGTCGATCTATCCCCAGAGAATCGTCTGCCTGACCGAAGAAACCACCGAGACGCTGTACCTGCTCGGGCAGGAACAGCGCATCGTCGGCATTTCCGGCTTCACCGTGCGACCGCCCCGTGCCCGCAGGGAAAAGCCCAGGGTGTCGGCCTTCACCAGCGCGAAGATCGACCGAATCCTGGAGCTCGAGCCAGACCTGGTGCTGGGTTTCTCCGATCTGCAGGCCGACATCGCAGCCACCCTGGTACGTCATGGCGTCGAGGTGCACCTGTTCAATCAGCGCAGTGTCGCGGGCATTCTGCGGATGATCCGGATGCTCGGCGGCATGATCGGTTGCCAGAAAGCAGCGGAAGACCTGGCGCAAAAGCTGAGCGATCAGGTAGAAACCGTTCGCGCGGCAGCCGCGCGATTGCCGCAGCATCCACGAGTCTATTTCGAGGAATGGGACGAACCCATGATCACCGGCATCCGCTGGGTGTCCGAACTCATCGAAATCGCCGGCGGGGAGGACTGCTTCACCGAATTACGGGACAAGAGCCTGGCGCGGGATCGCATTCTTGCCGACGGTAGCGCAGTGATCCAGCGAAATCCCGACATCATCATCGGTTCATGGTGCGGCAAGAAGTTTCGTCCCGAGAAAGTTGCCGCACGTCCCGGGTTCGCGCGCATCGCGGCGGTCCGTGGCGGGGCATTACATGAAGTGAAGTCACCGATTATTCTCCAGCCCGGCCCGGCAGCACTCACCGAGGGCCTGGATGCCCTCCACGACATCATCAGCGCATGGGCTCACAACACGTCACGCGCAGACGCCATGCCAAAATGA
- a CDS encoding GMC family oxidoreductase gives MQQFGRFDYVIVGGGTAGCVLANRLSRDSSMSVLLLEAGGKDNWHWIHIPVGYLFCIGNPRTDWCYRTEPEPGLNGRSILYARGRVLGGSSSINAMIYMRGQTRDYDEWAQITGDDGWSWNQVLPLFRESEDYWRGADDMHGAGGEWRVERQRLRWTLLDRFAEAAAEAGIEPTDDFNRGNNAGSSKFEVNQRRGLRWNASKAFLRPAMGRQNLTVVTGALIDRVTLDGQRATGIEFILDGERQRADATRETILTAGSIGSPAILQRSGIGPGELLQEQGIAVRHTLPGVGANLQDHLQLRSIFKVQGITTLNQIANSWLGKVKMGLEYAIYRSGPLSMAPSQLGLFARSGDAVETPDLEYHVQPLSLDKFGDPLHDFPAFTASVCNLRPSSRGSVRIADPDPASAPRIAPNYLSTEHDRQVAVSSIRLTRRIAAMSALAPYRPEEYLPGDQLQTDEELAKAAGDIGTTIFHPVGTCRMGRSDDDSAVVDARLRVRGIEDLRVVDASIMPTITSGNTNSPTVMIAERGARMIIEDR, from the coding sequence TTGCAGCAATTCGGACGTTTCGACTATGTCATCGTCGGCGGCGGCACCGCCGGTTGCGTGCTGGCCAATCGCCTTTCCCGGGACTCTTCGATGTCCGTGCTGCTGCTGGAGGCCGGCGGCAAGGATAACTGGCACTGGATTCACATTCCCGTGGGTTATCTTTTCTGCATCGGGAACCCGCGCACGGACTGGTGTTATCGCACCGAGCCGGAGCCCGGCCTGAACGGCCGCTCCATTCTCTACGCCCGGGGCCGTGTACTCGGCGGCAGTTCCTCCATCAACGCCATGATCTACATGCGCGGCCAGACCCGTGACTACGACGAGTGGGCGCAAATTACTGGTGATGACGGCTGGTCCTGGAACCAGGTATTGCCGCTGTTTCGGGAAAGTGAGGATTACTGGCGGGGCGCGGACGACATGCATGGCGCTGGCGGCGAGTGGCGCGTCGAACGACAAAGGCTGCGCTGGACGTTGCTGGACCGCTTTGCCGAGGCTGCGGCGGAGGCTGGTATTGAACCCACCGATGACTTCAACCGGGGCAACAATGCCGGCAGCAGCAAGTTCGAGGTCAACCAGCGCCGTGGCCTGCGCTGGAATGCGTCCAAGGCTTTCCTGCGCCCGGCTATGGGGCGACAGAATCTGACCGTGGTCACGGGAGCGTTGATCGACCGGGTCACGCTGGATGGCCAGCGGGCCACGGGCATTGAATTCATCCTTGATGGCGAACGGCAGCGCGCCGACGCTACCCGTGAAACCATCCTCACGGCGGGTTCCATCGGCAGCCCCGCCATACTGCAGCGCTCGGGTATCGGCCCCGGCGAGCTGCTGCAGGAGCAGGGCATCGCCGTCCGGCACACCTTGCCCGGCGTCGGAGCCAACCTGCAGGACCACCTGCAACTGCGGTCCATCTTCAAGGTTCAGGGCATCACCACCTTGAATCAGATTGCCAATAGCTGGCTCGGCAAGGTGAAGATGGGGCTTGAATATGCCATCTATCGCAGCGGCCCCTTGTCCATGGCGCCCAGTCAGCTCGGGCTCTTCGCCCGCTCCGGCGATGCGGTTGAAACGCCGGACCTGGAGTATCACGTCCAGCCGCTCTCCCTCGACAAGTTTGGCGATCCGTTGCACGACTTCCCGGCGTTCACCGCCAGTGTCTGTAACCTGCGGCCAAGTTCCCGGGGCAGCGTGCGCATCGCCGATCCAGACCCGGCCAGCGCGCCGCGGATCGCACCGAACTACCTGTCGACGGAGCACGATCGCCAGGTTGCCGTGTCGTCCATCCGCCTGACCCGGCGCATTGCAGCCATGTCGGCGCTTGCCCCGTATCGCCCGGAAGAGTATTTGCCCGGAGATCAGCTTCAGACTGACGAGGAGCTGGCAAAAGCGGCGGGGGATATCGGCACCACGATCTTCCATCCGGTGGGTACCTGCCGGATGGGCCGTAGCGATGACGACAGCGCGGTGGTGGATGCGCGGCTTCGGGTCAGGGGCATCGAGGATCTGCGGGTGGTAGATGCCTCGATCATGCCCACCATCACCTCCGGAAACACCAACTCGCCAACGGTGATGATTGCCGAGCGTGGGGCCCGGATGATCATCGAGGACAGATAA
- a CDS encoding glutathione S-transferase family protein, translating to MIDLWTWNTPNGRKVSILLEELGLPYQAHAVDITRDQQFEPDFLRISPNNRIPAIVDNDTGMTLMESGAIMLYLAEKTGKFMPVDAEGRYRVIEWLMWQMGGIGPMLGQAHHFIRFNPGKAPYAEERYTKEANRLYGVLDRRLEGREYVVDDYSIADMAIWPWISRYEWQSVDIIAYPNVLRWYRSIAARPAVQRGYHVPQQVQDIPLP from the coding sequence ATGATTGATCTTTGGACGTGGAATACCCCCAACGGCCGCAAGGTCTCCATCCTGCTCGAAGAACTCGGGCTGCCGTACCAGGCACATGCCGTCGACATCACCAGGGATCAGCAATTCGAACCCGATTTCCTGCGCATCAGCCCCAACAACAGGATCCCTGCCATCGTCGACAACGACACAGGCATGACGCTGATGGAGTCCGGCGCAATCATGCTTTATCTGGCAGAAAAGACTGGCAAGTTCATGCCAGTGGACGCCGAAGGCCGGTATCGGGTGATTGAATGGCTGATGTGGCAGATGGGAGGCATTGGCCCGATGCTCGGCCAGGCCCATCACTTCATCCGCTTCAATCCGGGCAAGGCGCCTTATGCGGAGGAGCGCTACACCAAGGAGGCCAATCGCCTCTACGGCGTCCTGGACCGTCGTCTGGAGGGCCGTGAATACGTGGTGGACGACTACAGTATCGCGGACATGGCGATCTGGCCCTGGATCTCACGCTACGAATGGCAGAGCGTGGATATCATCGCCTACCCCAACGTGTTGCGCTGGTATCGCAGCATCGCGGCACGCCCCGCCGTACAGCGGGGCTACCACGTGCCGCAGCAGGTGCAGGACATACCCCTGCCCTGA
- a CDS encoding GGDEF domain-containing protein, giving the protein MSTSSTIQALFNGLTPRLRLLAVPIGLLLLAHLSIDWLSALPPAWYPLLDTAPMLAALLATGLAAAMHQGRLAFAGITLAMGALAVLEAISLAHSPFVSAALFSAYTLLLPLNLTLFCLLRERGLYNVHGVTRLGWIGLQLAAVVLVVHGERTDWLLWISQPFLPALLQLPGMTDAAVVAFAAALVIQLGLALRRLEILDATLFTATVCALLTAMRVGFPAAPETYLAAGGLILAMGLVLHTHQIAYRDDLTRLPARRALNQKLDSLGRRYTLAMLDVDHFKQFNDRHGHDVGDQVLRLVAGQLRRVGGGGKPYRYGGEEFTIVFSGRDREQVMDHLEAVRENIADYRMKLRAADRPNRKKAGKARRGRDARGRDSVSVTISIGVASANEALTTPEAVLKAADQALYRAKKAGRNRVAT; this is encoded by the coding sequence ATGTCGACCTCATCCACAATCCAGGCCCTGTTCAACGGGCTGACACCGCGACTGCGCCTGCTTGCGGTGCCCATCGGCCTGTTGCTGCTGGCCCATCTGAGCATCGACTGGCTGTCGGCATTGCCGCCAGCCTGGTATCCCCTACTGGACACCGCACCGATGCTCGCCGCTCTGCTTGCAACGGGGCTCGCCGCCGCCATGCATCAGGGACGCCTGGCCTTCGCCGGCATTACCCTGGCGATGGGGGCACTGGCGGTTCTCGAGGCCATCAGCCTGGCCCATTCGCCCTTTGTCAGTGCGGCTCTGTTCAGTGCCTACACGCTGCTGCTGCCGCTGAACCTGACGCTGTTCTGCCTGCTCAGGGAGCGCGGCCTCTATAACGTGCACGGCGTCACACGGTTGGGCTGGATTGGTTTGCAGTTGGCTGCGGTGGTGCTGGTCGTGCACGGCGAACGAACCGACTGGCTGCTCTGGATCAGTCAACCATTTCTGCCGGCGTTGCTACAGTTACCCGGCATGACGGATGCGGCAGTGGTGGCATTCGCCGCCGCACTCGTGATTCAGCTCGGGCTCGCACTGCGCCGCCTTGAAATCCTCGACGCCACCCTGTTCACCGCAACCGTTTGTGCTCTGCTCACGGCAATGCGGGTGGGCTTCCCCGCGGCGCCGGAGACCTACCTCGCGGCGGGTGGTCTGATCCTGGCTATGGGTTTGGTGCTCCATACCCATCAGATTGCCTACCGTGATGACCTGACACGCCTGCCCGCCCGACGTGCGCTGAATCAGAAACTGGACAGTCTCGGGCGTCGATACACCCTGGCCATGCTGGACGTGGACCACTTCAAGCAGTTCAACGACCGCCACGGCCACGACGTGGGCGATCAGGTGCTTCGTCTCGTAGCAGGTCAGTTGCGCCGCGTTGGCGGCGGCGGCAAGCCTTATCGCTATGGCGGCGAGGAATTCACCATCGTGTTCTCCGGGCGCGACCGTGAACAGGTCATGGATCACCTGGAAGCGGTGCGCGAGAACATCGCCGACTACCGTATGAAGCTTCGCGCTGCAGACCGACCGAACCGCAAGAAGGCCGGCAAGGCCCGTCGCGGGCGAGATGCGCGCGGACGAGACAGCGTGAGCGTCACCATCAGCATCGGCGTGGCCTCTGCAAACGAAGCCCTCACCACGCCCGAGGCCGTTCTGAAGGCGGCGGATCAGGCGCTCTACCGTGCCAAGAAGGCGGGAAGAAATCGGGTGGCCACCTGA
- a CDS encoding FKBP-type peptidyl-prolyl cis-trans isomerase: protein MTRMIGFSRARLLAAAAGCALTASAALAVADEHDEALYSLGALMGEQLQELDLSDAERERVVSGFRDSLGGSDLEVNPEEHMDALNAFVMERRSQGLERSRADQQAFIEQFVAEEGGTLTESGLAYRIIDEGDEQRPAASDTVEVHYEGRLINGEVFDSSRQRGDTAVFPLDRVIPGWTEGLQLIGRGGRIELVIPSDLAYGDRGSPPAIPGGATLVFDVELIDIE from the coding sequence ATGACCAGAATGATCGGATTTTCCCGGGCCCGCTTGCTGGCCGCCGCCGCAGGTTGCGCGCTGACCGCGTCAGCTGCCCTGGCGGTTGCCGATGAGCACGACGAGGCGTTGTATTCCCTGGGCGCGCTGATGGGAGAGCAGTTGCAGGAACTCGATCTGTCCGACGCTGAGCGTGAGCGGGTTGTGAGTGGCTTCCGTGACAGCCTCGGAGGGAGCGATCTCGAAGTGAACCCCGAAGAGCACATGGATGCCCTGAATGCCTTCGTGATGGAGCGCCGCAGCCAGGGGCTGGAGCGCAGCCGCGCCGACCAGCAAGCCTTTATCGAGCAGTTCGTTGCAGAGGAAGGCGGAACGCTCACGGAGTCCGGCCTGGCCTATCGCATCATTGATGAGGGCGACGAACAGCGTCCGGCGGCCAGCGACACCGTTGAGGTGCACTACGAAGGGCGGTTGATCAACGGCGAGGTGTTCGACTCATCCAGGCAGCGTGGCGACACGGCGGTCTTCCCGCTGGATCGTGTCATTCCCGGCTGGACCGAGGGCTTGCAGCTTATCGGTCGCGGCGGACGCATCGAGTTGGTCATCCCATCGGACCTGGCCTACGGGGATCGTGGCTCACCGCCTGCAATCCCTGGTGGCGCGACGCTGGTTTTCGATGTGGAACTGATCGACATCGAGTAA
- a CDS encoding DNA-3-methyladenine glycosylase I has translation MNNGGEERCPWCLGFPAYIAYHDTEWGVPSFDQRHLFEMLTLEGAQAGLSWATILRKRDAYRRLFLDFEVEAVARMTDADVDRLVQDPGIVRHRGKIEATIGNARAWMALRERGIAPEEFLWSHVDHRPRINRFRTLAEVPASTPESAAMSRNLRKKGFRFVGPTICYSFMQAVGMVNDHLLGCPRHSALDQRLAT, from the coding sequence ATGAATAATGGTGGAGAGGAAAGATGCCCGTGGTGCCTGGGTTTCCCGGCGTACATCGCCTATCACGACACGGAGTGGGGGGTGCCCAGCTTTGATCAGCGGCACCTGTTCGAGATGCTCACGCTTGAAGGGGCACAGGCCGGCCTGTCGTGGGCCACTATCCTCCGCAAACGAGACGCTTATCGGCGACTGTTTCTCGATTTCGAGGTGGAGGCCGTGGCCCGCATGACGGACGCCGATGTGGACAGGTTGGTGCAGGACCCCGGCATCGTCAGGCATCGGGGCAAGATTGAGGCCACGATCGGTAATGCGCGTGCCTGGATGGCTTTGCGGGAGCGAGGCATCGCCCCTGAGGAGTTTCTCTGGAGCCATGTCGACCACCGCCCCCGGATCAATCGCTTCCGGACCCTGGCAGAGGTTCCGGCTTCCACACCGGAATCGGCGGCCATGAGCCGGAACCTGCGCAAGAAGGGGTTTCGTTTCGTTGGCCCCACGATCTGCTACTCGTTCATGCAGGCCGTGGGGATGGTGAACGATCATCTGCTCGGGTGCCCACGACACAGTGCGTTGGATCAGCGCCTCGCAACGTGA
- a CDS encoding DUF924 family protein yields the protein MAAAAIEATVDFWFGPLTADGVTTGDQWKLWFTKDAGQDEEIRRRFRTQTERALTGELDDWQQTPTGRLALILTLDQFTRNIYRDTPAAFSGDPQALTVAQAALAVGEDQELPIIQRVFLYLPLEHAESLDMQNESVRRFEQLAKDAPTAHRPMFQSFLDYAIAHRDVILEFGRFPHRNAELGRESTAAEQAYLDKPGAGF from the coding sequence ATGGCGGCAGCGGCAATCGAGGCAACTGTGGATTTCTGGTTCGGACCGCTGACAGCGGACGGCGTGACCACCGGCGACCAATGGAAACTCTGGTTCACCAAGGATGCCGGGCAGGATGAAGAAATCCGGCGGCGTTTCCGAACCCAGACCGAGCGAGCCCTCACCGGCGAACTGGATGATTGGCAACAGACACCCACTGGACGCCTTGCCCTGATCCTGACCCTGGACCAGTTCACCCGCAACATCTACCGCGATACCCCGGCCGCCTTCTCCGGGGACCCCCAGGCGCTGACAGTGGCCCAGGCTGCCCTCGCCGTTGGCGAAGATCAGGAACTCCCCATCATCCAGCGGGTGTTTCTCTATCTACCGCTGGAGCATGCGGAATCACTGGACATGCAGAACGAATCGGTCCGGCGGTTCGAACAGCTTGCGAAGGACGCGCCGACGGCACACAGACCCATGTTCCAGTCATTTCTGGACTACGCCATCGCTCATCGGGACGTGATTCTGGAGTTCGGCCGATTCCCCCACCGAAATGCCGAACTCGGCCGGGAAAGCACGGCGGCGGAGCAGGCCTACCTGGACAAGCCTGGCGCAGGATTCTAG